The Myripristis murdjan chromosome 6, fMyrMur1.1, whole genome shotgun sequence sequence GATGTTGAGCGGTTGTGGTCCCAAATCTGCCAGAGATACACTGACCTCGCCATCAGAGCTTGATGTCGTGTCATCCATTTTCTTATCATCAGGTTCAGTTATTTTTGGGACCTTgtcaaatcaaaaaataaaagcatatagTACAGGTCAACAGTGATAAAGGACTGATTTACAGTCAGGACAGATATCTGCAGTGATGCCAAACTCTTGCACCCCCAAAAACATATATTTGGCCTGTGATGTACTTTCCAGATTGTAATTTTGGTTGTTTAAGTAATCAGTGATCACAGTCTGAAGAGCAGCTTGAGGGTCAGGTGTACATGCACTCATACCAATGGTGTACAAataatttggagaaaaaaaaaaaaaaagaacttaaaTGAAACACTACTTTAATCTATTATCACTGTGAAAGCATGCATGTAGCTGAATAGTGCacaccaaagaaaaagaaaacaactcacAGCTTTTTCACAGATGAAGAGCGGCTGGCTGCCACAGTACATATTTAGCACAGCAGATCCATCTCTCCCACTCTGTATTATCTGGATGTCTTCCTGAAACCCCAGACATTTACATTAGCGCATTAAACCAAAATTATCCAACTGGACGCACATGAACATATCACAACTCCATCGAAATTTGCTAGGTCAAGTTAACATTTACCTCATATGTAGTTGAATCCTTATTTTCATCGTTTTGGAGAGACCTGGGAAGCAAAGGGAGGCATTAAAACTGAGAGTAAACTAACTCTAATACACTAAACGAGCTAAAGCGTCACTTGTTATCATTTGCTAACAGTCACAGAGCCGCTAACAAACACCAAACTCACCGAAGAGTATTTAAAAACTCCTTGGCATTCGTTATCGCTTTTGCAGCCATTTcaaaattacacagaaaacacacagacaaaagaagTTAACCGAAAGATAAAAACTAATCTGGTGAAAAAATGCGCAGCAGCCACTGCTCCTGTTTTGACAGTCGCGGGCTTACAGGTGACGAAAGAGCGACGTCATGAGGTTAAAGGTCATCAACTTAATTAAGTAATTTTATATCACCAAAATGTACAGATTAAATCAGTAAGGTGTGTTAATGGTGTCAGGTGCATGACGAATTACCTtatcaagaaaataataattactgaATAGAAAATAGAAACTGTTGACCTCGAATGTAGTTCGGCGGTTAAGTTCATCCCCCGGTACATGCACTATAAAAGTAGTGCCAGTGTTTGCTGTCGTTTTTAAAGAGGTCTGGAGAGCCATGGaactgtattaaaaaaatcttaaattgtAATTTGCCTTTGATGCAAACTCTGTTGTGCATCACCATCTGTGCTGAGCATAAGACTTGTGGGGCCTGTGGCAGTGCCGGAAGTAGTCCTTCGTCGTCGCGGAGGCATATACGTTTTGGGTTAATTCGCCAACTTCCTTTTTACTGTGGCCGCCATAGCGTGAGGAGCGTGGTCCCCGGCGAGCCGAAAAAAATTAGGAAAGATGGTGAGACTTCACATTAGTGTCATGTGTTAGTGTTATTTATCAGTTTCCACATTTGTATTAAAGTTAAGACGTATGTATTCGCTGCCTTGTGGGGATATAATTGTGGGATTTAAAGCGCAGCGAGGTGAAATGCTCCCGGCTAGCGAAGCTAACACGAGGAGCCATTTTGGATGAGAAGCGTTAGCAAGCAGCCCTGTTACACGTGTGATTTTCACTTTAATGAGAGAGGACTAGCCAGCGAGCTATCAAAGGCCACTCGTTCACATGACGCTTATGTTTTCTAAAAGTTTACACTTAAGAAACGAAACGCAACAATGTGAGCGCATTTTGTTGGTAACGCGGGTGACGTTTCCCATCATGTATGATTGAGTGTAGCTCTGCTCGTGAACTATGCTGGCTAGCTTTAGCAAAGCTAACGCTAGCAGACCGGATTCAGTGTAAAGCGGCACAAGAAACAAGCTGTCAGTCGGAGAGAAGAGACATTATAAGCGGCACCACACGAGTTTAGTGAGATTAGCTGAATTCAGTGATTCACGTTGAAGCTAATCACACTACTGCGCTTGTCAGGTTGCTTGCTGTCACATGCTGAAACATGACACAAGGGAACTTTCTCAAGAGTACACAATGTAGAATGTGTAATTCCTGTTTAATCTCTTGTGCACCTGTCTGAattttagttttgtgtttttttccttgcttCCCCAGGCCTGTGCCCGACCCCTCATCTCGGTTTATTCCGAGAAAGGAGAATCTTCAGGCAAGAATGTTGTCATGCCTGCTGTGTTCAAGGCTCCAATTCGCCCAGACATTGTGAACTTTGTGCACACCAACATGCGCAAAAATAGTCGCCAGCCCTATGCAGTCAGCGAGCTGGCAGGTAAGCACATTTGAACGGGCATATTTATGATATTTTGCTGTTATAACAAAGTTTTGGCATGTGTTGAATAAATTACTTGATGCCTCTTTTTTCCTGCAGCTGAGGCATGTAATCGCTTATTTATATTCCAGGTCACCAGACCAGTGCAGAGTCTTGGGGCACAGGAAGAGCTGTGGCCCGTATCCCTCGTGTGAGAGGTGGTGGTACCCACCGCTCTGGCCAGGGAGCTTTTGGAAATGTATCCATACCTCTTCACTAGGATTGAAGCCAATATGAGAATCACATTTGAGGTTCTTTTAAGATGTAAACAAACTTGCTGTGATGGTGTAATTTGCGTCTGACTCTGTGGCCAGTGACAGATTGCCTGCTGTCATAGGCTGGCACAGATGGTTGATGAATATTGAGTCTGAGCAGGTAAGAagattctttttttgtcattgtagtagttgtagtatgtCTATTTCCTTGACTCCAAGTCTAGATGTGTCGTGGAGGCCGCATGTTTGCCCCCACCAAGACCTGGCGCCGCTGGCACCGCAGGATCAACACAACCCAGAAGCGCTATGCCATCTCCTCTGCCCTGGCTGCCTCTGCCATTCCTGCCCTCGTTATGTCCAAAGGTAAGCCTTGGTTGTAATTGAACATAGTAAAtagagtaaaatgtgtttttcagacacaacaaaagctgcaaacatttgtttaaacattttaaaacagcagCCTTACATTTTACTTGCCATGATGGTGTAATTTGCGTCTGACCCTGTGAACAGTGACAGTTGCCTGCTGTCTCTAAGCTGTCATTGGGTATTGATGTGTCATAAACTCTGAGCACACTCCAGCAGTAGTACGTGTTCTTCAGCAAACATAGGTCGCGTGGCTGCGTTTGAGGTTGACATGATGGTCTCTTTTCTTAGGACATCGCATTGAGGAGATTCCCGAGGTCCCACTGGTGGTGGACGACAAAGTTGAGGGCTACAAGAAGACCAAGGAGGCCGTTCTGCTGCTGAAGAAGCTTAAAGCCTGGAATGACATCAAAAAGGTAATCTTAACCGCCTTGGAAATTGAGTGTTTGAATTTCAGAGCGATAGTGCAGCCATGATGAGTTTCCACTTCAGGTCCGTGTTTCTGAATCCTGATTATATTGGAAGTTCTGAGCCCTTCAGCTATCTCAGCTTATTAAAATGACAGAGCAGCTTCATACAAATACCAGACTGAATTTATAAACCTGCAGGTTATTTGATGACAGTGTCCCTTTTCCATCTTTAGTAGTGAGCTCATGTATTATGTTTACTCCCTCATCAGGTCTATGCCTCCCAGCGCATGCGTGCCGGAAAGGGTAAGATGAGAAACCGCAGACGTATCCAACGCAAAGGTCCGTGCATCATCTACAACCAAGACGCCGGTGTCACCAAAGCCTTCAGAAATATCCCAGGTACTGAGAACAGTAAACGTCTtaacatcagttttttttaaggCTGATTTATTGCTCTGCACCCTGAAAGTTGGTTGTTGGTTAATTATTGTGGGTGTTTACAGGCATCACCCTGCAGAACGTGAACAAACTGAACCTCCTGAGGCTCGCCCCTGGTGGTCATGTCGGCCGCTTCTGCATCTGGACTGAGAGCGCTTTCCGCAAGTTGGATGAGCTGTACGGCACCTGGCGCAAACCTGCCTCCCTGAAGGTGGATTACAAGTGAGTATTCAGGGAATGTTATATTGTCGCACTCATGAAACTAATATTGCTCAGATGTATTGCAGTGATGAGCTTCCACTTCATGGTCCGTGTTTTTGAAACGAAATGATAACTTCAGAAGTTCTGAGTTCGAGCTACACATCAACATAACTTTATAATGCACAAGGACCCCTTTCTTAATGTGTCATACTTGTTTCAGCCTTCCAATGCACAAGATGACCAACACAGACTTGAGCAGGATTTTGAAGAGTGAGGAGATCCAGAAAGCACTTCGTGCACCTAAGTAAGTACCACAcagtttgtaatttttattcaaatgttttgtCAGATTATGATGAGTTTCCACTTCAGGTCCGTGTTTCTGAACCCTGATTATCATGGAAGTCCTGAGTCATGCAGCTAATTTATCACAAAGATGGCACATGAGCAAAATATACacatctgtaattttttttctgttcccaTTACAGCAAGAAGATCAACCGCAGAGTTCTGAAGAAGAACCCACTGAAGAACCTGAGGATAATGCTGAAATTGAACCCCTACGCCAAGACAGCAAGACGTCATGCCATCCTTCTGCACGACCCCACTGTAAGTAGCAGAAGATGTAAGCTGGTAGGCGAACACTAGCTTAGGTCATCATTGTTTATCCaatctctttctgcctctccacAGATCAAGGCCAAGATGCTGAAacccaagaagaagaagccagTGAAGAAGGCAGCACCTGCAAAGGCCAAGGAATAAATCTGTCCATACAGACTGTGGGGCTCACTGAtgacataaataaaattgtttcaAATACACGAGTCACTCCTGTCATTCAAAATTTTAATTCACAAGACTTTGATaacaacatatttcacaaatgctAGCAAATAATCTTATCTCCAGGGAACTGTAAAAGCACATCGGGCAATAATGAGAATACCAAGCAAATGAGTTGAGCAGCATTTGTCACAATTCAATATTTGATCATTAGAAAAAATGGCTTTCAGGCAGGCCTGCAATTATAGCCCAAAGAATTGTTCAATACATAGTTAATTTCACTTGGCATATAAGTTTGTATACTAAATATACAACTAGTGATTGCACAACTTTTGATCCAGTAACTACTGAAACTCGTAGAAATGGATACCTTTCTCCCATAATACAAATCCAGTTATCAGGAGGACCTTGAGTGGAAGCTGGTTCTGGCAGAGCGGTTGAAATGGTCAGGTTGTGTGTGGCGCGTAGACAAACAGCAGGTCTCACATGCCTGTGCCATGGGTGGGGGTCACAGGCTGATTTAGTCCAATGGTGCTACACAACCAGCCAGCAAAGTCCACCTCTTCTGCTTCAGACTGTTTGATAAACGAATGCACCTAAGCACAAAGGGACAAATGTAACCCATCTCAATAGGACCGGGAATCATTAGAAACTGAGAAATGTAAACGTGTGCACCTACCATCAACTGTTTCAAGTCCGCTCTCTCTGCTGGATTCTTTATCAAACTGTAATGGAGAGGTTCAACGTTTTATAATTGCAGAACGATACCACCAGGTGGCATTACAACTTAGGATGAGCAGACACATTGTTGATACAGAGCCTTGCTTGTCTTTACACATGACTGCATGTACTGCACTGAAAATGTTTGGACCATTGATGTGATtacatgttttttaatgtaCCCCTTTATCACAAGCTTATCTCAAGGGTCTTAAAGACTGAGTCTAATCATTCATAGAACAAACTGATGTAACTAAATGAAACTCAGCAAAATTCAAGACACAAAGCAGCGTGTTGAAGAGGCATAACAGGGCATAACCATCCTTCAAACCCTAACTTAAAACTACCCAGCACCACTAATCTTAAGACCCTCTGTGCACAaggaaaaattcaaaattttatCAAGAATAGGGGAAGGAGAAGCCACCTGAGCTCCAAGTCAAACAACGTAAGCTCACCAGGTGTGTTCAATAGGGTGCTAGAGCAGAGCAGTAACATGGTCAATAACAATGAAATACATACCATTTATTCACAAAGTCTTGAAACTCAGAACCAAATATCCCAGGCAGCTTAGGCGGGGGCTGAAAAATAAGATAGTTCATTCAACACTGAATAGTCAAACATTATGGGTGATGAAAttgcagacaggcaggcaaagGCATCAgcaaaatgcatttacaattCAGTTCACAgtctcaaacaaacacatggaaaTTAAGCAGGGACATCCACACACCTCATTGACTATGTAGTCAAGCAGCTCAAATATAGCCATTGGAGGTCTGCTGTCTGGACCGTACGCTAGAAGGGAAGAAAGTAGTTTTCATAACAGCATCCTGATTCAGTCATATTTTACTCTGAGCTTCTGTGGGAAGCATCACTCAAGGTGAGCAATACAAGTTTTCACTTTATGATGATTAATTGAGCAAAGCTTGGGGgttcatttcaaattattttagTCAGTAGTAAAGCAAGTGTAATTTAAAGAGCTCGTCTGCTAAAAGATAAGGTGAAGCAGTGTCGTCCCAGACTTACAGCTGCCTGGTCGCCCAGGGGGCCGTGGCTTTGGAGAGGACTCACTGGAGGCAGCTTCCCCCTCCACTGGGAAGCCAAAGATCTGTTCCAGTTCCTTAGCATCAGGCGGTGGGATGGGGAAGCGTCCAATGGCCATTTCCACCAGGGACAGACCCATACTCCAGATGTCTGACTGAACGGAGTAATGGGTACCCTGCAAGCGCTCcggctgcacaaacacatgaaatgacATTACTACAACCATTACGATTgcttataattataataataataacagtagtgGTAGAAATTTACAGACAAATTGCCGTTAATATAACCCAAGTAAAATGCTGGTAAAATTTCATTAATGTATGTGCAAATCTGAGATTCATTACATTTACGGAGATGCAGATACATGACAAATAGTCGTGCACCACCTGCATGCTGGACCATTATAATTCAGTGTTGCACAATGTCAGAATTATGTGAGTGAGTGCAGCGGGGAAAGAGAAGagtaatgtgtgcatgtgaactcACAGACATGTATGAGCGAGTGCCCACAAAGGAATTGGCCATGGAGTCAATGAGCTGTCCGCTCACTCCAAAGTCACACAGCTTGATCTCACCACGGGAATTCACTAAGATGTTAGAGGGCTTGACATCTGAAAGAAAGATGTGCTGTATTCAGGAGAACACTTTGGGCAAGAGTTCAAGAGGCAACAGTCAGCGCCGCAGAAAGAAATTTCTTCTAGAGGGTCATTGTGTGTCCAGTGTTTGCCAGacagattttttatttcaagTGTAGCCTATCCATCCGATATGGGGAGTTGAATGATAGTGAGGTTCAGTCAATGCCTCTATAAACAGCAAAACATCTCACATTCATTGTAACTTAGCGTGTTTCACTCATTGTGCCTCAACTGCAGCGTAAGTGACAAAATCAGTGTCTCTCTAGTTATTTTAAGCAAACAGTAGTTTTGAGTGTTGCATAACCAAAGAGTGGTAACCAGTTACATAAAGGGCTTGTAAAGAGAGGATAAAGCCCTCTTCGTTATGTTATTTGTAACATCTTTCAGTGAATAAAATAGTGATTAACCTCTGTGCATGatcttgtgtttctctctcaggtAGGAGAGCCCTTTAATGACCTGGAAAGATAGATAATTATATATCAGCATAGTATGCACATGGATTATTGTGAACTGGAGAAGAAACACGATAGTGCACATGCATCAATTATCTGCCCTGTTTGGTAgccaaaaaaacatgcaaatatagCTTTAACGTCATGGCACTGCATTTATCTGGTGGGAGAGGTGTTGGAGCTACCCACAGCAATGCTGACTTTGCCAAGGATCTGCTCTGGGATCTTGCCTGCTTTCTTCAGAGACTGATCCAGGGAGCCGCCATCCTACAGCAAGCAGGGAAGGACAGAAGGAGAGGATCTACTGTAAAACGAATGTCAAGACACCAGAATTCTGGTGGCTAGTTTATACCAATACCAGAAATGTCCCATAATTCTCAATACCTGATTTGATACCACGTGGAAAACAGAAATCAGTTACAAGTGCACACTCACCTGCAGCCTTAGCAGCTCAACAAAATGCTCATTTAGAATTAAACAAACTATGAAATGTCCTGCTGCACCAATAAATACACTGATGTGACTATGTGCTCTCATGTTGATTTACAGCCCTGCATGGCTGACTGCAACTATTATAAGTATTCATACTTAGTATTATAATACTAACTATTGCAGTATATAAACATACATGTTAAGGCGGCATTataataaaaagattaaaaaaaaaaaacagagttacaGAGTGAGGTATCAAAGTGTgctgataataatgatactaaaCAAGCAAGCACATTCTAAAAATTTGGATGTTTACTTGCTACCTAAGAATCAGTTCTTGTGACATCCCTTCTATGGAATGACTGTATGGCTCTTTGAGATTCAAAATGACAGGTATGAAATGTAAAGTgaatttatttcagttcatCCATGGAAAATACACATATCAGCTAACTATGGCATGATCTGTAACACAGTACTCTGAGAGAATGTATGGTAGAATCACCgacaaacacaacacatttgaCAAGTCTTACCATATGCTCCATGCAGATACTGATTTCTCCATCACTGTAGAAGGCCCCATAAAAGCCCACAATATAGGGGGAGTTACACTCATGTAGCACCTGCAGTTCTCTAATGATCTGGTTCCTGATGGCTGGTTTGATCTCCAGGTGGATCAGCTAGAACAGATGAGACATGAGGTCATGACCTTTTGGCATTCACAGTctcacatttgcacacacacacacgcacacaaggaTTTGAGATGCATGCACTCACTGAAGGAGAGCTGCATGAATCATTGTGACACATGCATTCAACCATGCTCAAGGTTACATTCACAGAAATATCATATGGGACACGTGTTGTTCAATATTTTTTCATACTGTTGCACCTTTGATATGCATTTGAATCTTGTCAGCCAAGCATGGGAAGCCAAATACTGACTATTAGTTTGCAGTGATGACCATTTTTATACCACAACTCTAACCCAACTTTCACTGTGTGCACAATAAATTTGAGATGAGTGGAGAACAAAAAGGCAGTgatggacaaaagtactgggccacctacacatttcAGCTACAGGAGCTATTATGATATCCCATTATAAATctataggcattaatatggagtcaGCCCCCcttttgcagctagaacagcttccactcttctgggaaggctttctacaagattttggtgtgtgtctgtgggaattttggcctgttcatccagaagagcatttgtgcaCTCAGAcgctgatgttggacaagagggcctggctcacaatctctgttctagttcatcctaAAGGTATTGAATGGGGTTGAgatcagggctctgtgcgggccagtcaagttcttccacaccaaactcacccaaacATGcgtttatggagcttgctttgtgcactggggtacagtcatgctggaacagaaaagggccttccccaaatggtccccacaaagttggaagcataaatttgtccaaaatgtcttggtgagctgaagtattaagatttcccttcactggaactaaggggccaaggcCAACCCCAggaaaacaagcccatagcgttatccctcctgcaccaaactttacagttggcacaatacAGCCAGGCAGGTAATATTCTCCTGGCCAAACCCAGATCCATCCACCAGACTTccagatagagaagtgtgattcatcactccacagaacacgttttcACTACTTTCACTACTATAATAATATGAGGGAGGAGATTTCAcgaactgacttgttgcaatggtggcatcccattacattactattacagtatcACACTGGAATTCattgagctctttagaacgagccattctttctcAAATGTTTGTAAGGGCAGACTGCATGggtaggtgcttgattttatacaacTGTGGCAATGGAACTGAATCAAACACCCGAGTTCAATGATGAAGACGTGTGGTCCAGTACTTTTGCCTGTATAGTGTACATTTCTGACCACAGCCTCTAAAAACAGTGATGATGCCTATAAAAATCAATGCCCGTCTGAGATACTGGGGAAGAGAACTCAGGGTGGAACTCAGGGTGGAACTCAGGGCAGCTCTCAGCCAGCCTGACTGAGGCTGGCTGAAGCAAAAGAACTGCAAAGAGTTATGTAATTACAATATACTCAGGAACCCAGGGAGTAGAGGCCAGTGAACTGCTTTTTCTTAATGCCTTTACCAGAGCTTTAAGTGCAACCAGGCACTGCTGTCACAGTTTACCTTCCTAGCCATGATGAGACCGGAGGGTCGGTGAGAGACCTTGAAGACAACTCCTCCGTTGCCTGCGCCCAGCTCACAGATCTTCTCAAAGTCATCGTC is a genomic window containing:
- the map2k1 gene encoding dual specificity mitogen-activated protein kinase kinase 1; protein product: MQKRRKPEPIQLNPIPDGNTINGTGATETNLEALQKKLEELELDEQQRKRLEAFLTQKQKVGELKDDDFEKICELGAGNGGVVFKVSHRPSGLIMARKLIHLEIKPAIRNQIIRELQVLHECNSPYIVGFYGAFYSDGEISICMEHMDGGSLDQSLKKAGKIPEQILGKVSIAVIKGLSYLREKHKIMHRDVKPSNILVNSRGEIKLCDFGVSGQLIDSMANSFVGTRSYMSPERLQGTHYSVQSDIWSMGLSLVEMAIGRFPIPPPDAKELEQIFGFPVEGEAASSESSPKPRPPGRPGSSYGPDSRPPMAIFELLDYIVNEPPPKLPGIFGSEFQDFVNKCLIKNPAERADLKQLMVHSFIKQSEAEEVDFAGWLCSTIGLNQPVTPTHGTGM
- the rpl4 gene encoding large ribosomal subunit protein uL4, whose amino-acid sequence is MACARPLISVYSEKGESSGKNVVMPAVFKAPIRPDIVNFVHTNMRKNSRQPYAVSELAGHQTSAESWGTGRAVARIPRVRGGGTHRSGQGAFGNMCRGGRMFAPTKTWRRWHRRINTTQKRYAISSALAASAIPALVMSKGHRIEEIPEVPLVVDDKVEGYKKTKEAVLLLKKLKAWNDIKKVYASQRMRAGKGKMRNRRRIQRKGPCIIYNQDAGVTKAFRNIPGITLQNVNKLNLLRLAPGGHVGRFCIWTESAFRKLDELYGTWRKPASLKVDYNLPMHKMTNTDLSRILKSEEIQKALRAPNKKINRRVLKKNPLKNLRIMLKLNPYAKTARRHAILLHDPTIKAKMLKPKKKKPVKKAAPAKAKE